From the Sphingobacteruim zhuxiongii genome, the window GAGCGCGTTGAAGAACAATAATCTTCATTTTATAGGCGTATATTCGCTAAAGAAAAAAGAAGCCAGCGTTCATGCAGAAAAAAAATAAAATAGTTCATCTTTTAGTAGGTCAAATAATACTCTTATTTGGCCTTCTTTTGATCGGACTACCACTTCAAGCGCAAGACTTAATCAGTAATTTAGCGAATCAATATAATAAAAGTGCTCCCAATAGTCCTGATCGGTACATGCTCACTGGAAAATATGCGCAGGCTATGTATTTCAATGGCCAGGGAGAGCAAGCATTTCAGCTACTAAAGAATAATATTCAGTCTGCTGCAAAATATAAAGATGGACAATATGCCGCCTATCTGCATACGGTTTTGGCTATTACCTTGCAAGTTGACGAACAGACCAAAGAAGCACTCGTCAGTTTAGCAAAGGCTAAACAATTTATGTCAAAGACCTTAAGCAATGAAGCCAAAGGTTATGTCATGTATGGTCAAGGCTGGATTCAGGTTCGAATCCTAAAAGAAGCAGAAGCCGTTCGAAGCTTTATGTCTGCTTTAGAATATTTGGACCGTGCCCCACTTTCGACGACCTTATTGGGCAGAAAAGCTTCAGTATACAAGGAACTAACAGGTATATATTCCAATTGGAATGAATATGAGCTTCAAGAGAAATACTCGAAACTAACACTCGACTTATCCATACAGCAAAACGACCCCTCTGGTATTTTTGATGGGTATATGTCTTTGGGATATTTGAACGAGCAGAATTTCTTAAGGGACAGCAATACTATTAAATATCGAGATCTCGCTGAAAAGTACTATCTCAAGGCTTTAGATACCTATCAACAAAATAAAAACAAGATTCCCTTCACTTCGAATCTGTCGTTTGTATCTAATAATTTAGCGCATTTATATTTCCGCTTTTTCCCGAGTTCCTATCGTGAGAAAGCAAAAAAATATGCCGAATTGGCCAAAAGTCAAGGTTCGGAGAGTAAGGAGCATAATCACGTATCTTCAGCTTACGGTATTATGGCTGAAATGGCTATTGAAGACAATAATTTTGGCTTAGCGAAGGAGTACTTATTAGCTTCTCTGTCAGAAATCAACAATTCGAGCAATCAAGACCAAAATATACTGATGAGTATTTACGAAAGTCTTTCCAGGATTTCCGAAAAGGAAAACAACTATAAAGACGCCGTTAAATACTATAAGGAGTATATGGAGATATTTAAGCGAGTTTATGACCAAGATCAGTTAATGCTAGGGAAACGGTTGGAGGCACAATTTGAAAAAGGAAAGCAAGAACAACAGGTGCAAAACTTACAACTCGAATCGGAGAAGAAAGAGCAGCAATTGTCGCTTATGGCAGCGCTTGGTATCCAGCAGAAGCAAGAATTGGAGAACATGAAACTCTTTCAGGATAATCAATCGAAGGAATTGGAACTCGCCAAACTGGAAACAGAAAAACAGAATCAAGCATTGCGCTTATCGAAATTAGAAACTGAAAATAGAGCTGCCGAGATCAGCCAATATCAACAAGAAATCACCTTTCGTGAAAAAGTAAACACCTATTTTATACTTTCGTTTGCCACGATATTTCTACTCTTTTTAGTTTTATTGTATGCGTATCAGCAACGATCAAAACATATGAAGCAAAATAACACGATGCATCAATTGGAGATTGAACAAGAACGTCAGAATTCGAAGATCTCAACACTTACAGCAATGCTGCAAGGACAAGAATTGGAGCGAGGTCGTTTAGCACGTGATCTTCATGATGGATTGGGCGGATTGCTATCTGGAACAAAACTTCACTTATCTCAACTAAATGATCGCATCGATCAAAATAATAGGGAAACAATGGATAAAACCATGGGTCATTTAGATTTGGCCGTCGATGAACTTCGTCGTGTTGCACATAATCTGATGCCAGATTTATTGCAAAAATACGGACTGCAGGAGGCTCTTTCTGATTATGCGACCCGTATGTCAACCGATACAATGGACGTCGATGTACAATTTTTACATTATGAAAATAAGCTACCAATTGACCAACAGCTTATTATTTACCGCATCGTTCAAGAGCTCGTAAACAATGCTGTCAAACATGCAAATCCGAATCAGATTCTTATTCAAGTTGTCGAAGAAGAACAGGCTTACCACATCACCGTTGAGGATGATGGCAAAGGATTTGATTTACAAACGTTAAAGTCTAATCAATCGGCCGGGCTTCACAATATTCAATCGAGAGTTGAATTTCTGAAAGGTTCGGTTCAAATTAACTCGGAAATATATCAAGGAACTAGTATTGAGTTTCAATTTCCAAAACCAAAAATAGTATGATAAATATTGCGATTGCTGATGATCATCCGCTACTTTTAGAGGGCTTAAGAAATATCCTATCCAAGGAGGATGACTTGCTTGTCGTTGGTTGTTATCCAACAGCAGAGGTACTCCAATCAGCGTTGAAGACAGAGCGTATTGATATTCTTTTATTAGATATCAATCTTTCAGACATCAATAGCTTAGAACTCATCCGGCCATTAAGATCTGCACATCCGGACATGCATATTATTGTTCTGAGTGTGCATAACGAATACGCGGTTATCAATTCAGCATTTCAGGAAGGTGCAGAAGGCTATATTCAAAAGAATTCGTCAATCGATGAAATCCTAGAGGGGATTCAAGATATATTGAATGGTAAACGTTTTATGTGTTCTCAAACTAAGCGAATTGTAGAAAAAAAGAATCTGAGCGAATTGAAGAGCGTCCCTAAGCTTACTCGAAGAGAAAAGGAGATTCTTTTGGAAGCTGCAATGGGCTTGACCACAATACAGATTGCTGAAAAACTCTTTATAAGCCACCACACTGTTGAGAGTCATCGAAAAAATTTAATAGAGAAGTTTAAAGCATCAAACCTTAGTTCGGCGATTAAACTAGCGTACGAATATGGTTTGATCTTTGAGGTCAAGTAATAAAATCAAGAAGGGCTGTTCGTGTTGAACAACCCTTCTTTTTCTCAGAAAGTTATTTCTTGTTTTCATCCAAGTTTAACTTTCCAATATCTAACGTTGAAGAAGTCTGATTTTACATCTTGTCTAACCAAGACTCAACCTCTTCTTTCGTCTTCCCTGTTTTCTTCTGTAATTTTCCGAGTAATTCATCCTCTTTACCTTCAGCGTAG encodes:
- a CDS encoding CsbD family protein, which produces MNKLTWKGRWNEIKGKVKQEYADLTDDDLLYAEGKEDELLGKLQKKTGKTKEEVESWLDKM
- a CDS encoding response regulator transcription factor, which encodes MINIAIADDHPLLLEGLRNILSKEDDLLVVGCYPTAEVLQSALKTERIDILLLDINLSDINSLELIRPLRSAHPDMHIIVLSVHNEYAVINSAFQEGAEGYIQKNSSIDEILEGIQDILNGKRFMCSQTKRIVEKKNLSELKSVPKLTRREKEILLEAAMGLTTIQIAEKLFISHHTVESHRKNLIEKFKASNLSSAIKLAYEYGLIFEVK
- a CDS encoding sensor histidine kinase — encoded protein: MQKKNKIVHLLVGQIILLFGLLLIGLPLQAQDLISNLANQYNKSAPNSPDRYMLTGKYAQAMYFNGQGEQAFQLLKNNIQSAAKYKDGQYAAYLHTVLAITLQVDEQTKEALVSLAKAKQFMSKTLSNEAKGYVMYGQGWIQVRILKEAEAVRSFMSALEYLDRAPLSTTLLGRKASVYKELTGIYSNWNEYELQEKYSKLTLDLSIQQNDPSGIFDGYMSLGYLNEQNFLRDSNTIKYRDLAEKYYLKALDTYQQNKNKIPFTSNLSFVSNNLAHLYFRFFPSSYREKAKKYAELAKSQGSESKEHNHVSSAYGIMAEMAIEDNNFGLAKEYLLASLSEINNSSNQDQNILMSIYESLSRISEKENNYKDAVKYYKEYMEIFKRVYDQDQLMLGKRLEAQFEKGKQEQQVQNLQLESEKKEQQLSLMAALGIQQKQELENMKLFQDNQSKELELAKLETEKQNQALRLSKLETENRAAEISQYQQEITFREKVNTYFILSFATIFLLFLVLLYAYQQRSKHMKQNNTMHQLEIEQERQNSKISTLTAMLQGQELERGRLARDLHDGLGGLLSGTKLHLSQLNDRIDQNNRETMDKTMGHLDLAVDELRRVAHNLMPDLLQKYGLQEALSDYATRMSTDTMDVDVQFLHYENKLPIDQQLIIYRIVQELVNNAVKHANPNQILIQVVEEEQAYHITVEDDGKGFDLQTLKSNQSAGLHNIQSRVEFLKGSVQINSEIYQGTSIEFQFPKPKIV